In Nitrosospira briensis C-128, a genomic segment contains:
- the rsmB gene encoding 16S rRNA (cytosine(967)-C(5))-methyltransferase RsmB translates to MTKTQRLAAAIVAKVLSGSSLTAVLQGVWRNHADLSAQQRGAIQDLSYGVLRFYGQLDVLLGLLLKKPLKDQNLRCLLLVGLYQLEYSKTAPHAVVDNAVSVSRTLSGKGARGVQGLVNAVLRNFIRNRSALLERVAENEVGRYSHPQWWIDKLRAQYPQNYEAVLENSNKRPPMTLRVNRRRIMMAEYQDLLSQSGMDACPAGNDALELRQPVAVDRLPGFAEGLISVQDAGAQLAARLLDVHDRMRVLDACAAPGGKSAHLLELADIELTAVDNDIVRVARITQNFTRLDLKANHIIHGNASQPAEWWDEKLFDRILADVPCSASGVTRRHPDIKWLRRESDLFQFVAKQREILDALWQILARGGKLLYATCSVFTEENELQVENFLRHHADARLVPISGVEAIDGQLLPDSHHDGFFYALLHKA, encoded by the coding sequence ATGACCAAAACTCAGCGTTTGGCTGCCGCAATTGTGGCAAAGGTACTGTCAGGCTCGAGCCTGACAGCCGTGCTGCAGGGTGTCTGGCGTAACCATGCCGATCTCTCTGCTCAACAGCGTGGAGCAATTCAGGATTTAAGCTATGGCGTACTGCGCTTTTATGGCCAACTCGACGTATTGCTTGGCTTATTGCTGAAAAAGCCGCTGAAGGACCAGAATCTGCGTTGTTTATTACTGGTGGGATTATATCAACTGGAATACAGCAAGACCGCCCCGCATGCGGTTGTGGATAATGCTGTGTCAGTTTCTCGCACCCTCAGTGGCAAGGGTGCTCGGGGGGTACAAGGGCTTGTCAATGCCGTATTGCGTAACTTCATACGTAACCGCTCGGCTCTGCTCGAGCGTGTAGCTGAAAATGAGGTAGGGCGGTATTCCCACCCGCAATGGTGGATAGATAAACTTCGCGCGCAATATCCTCAAAACTACGAGGCGGTATTGGAGAACAGTAATAAACGGCCCCCCATGACTCTGAGAGTCAATCGGCGAAGGATCATGATGGCGGAATATCAGGATCTCCTCAGCCAAAGTGGCATGGACGCATGTCCGGCAGGAAATGATGCGCTCGAGCTGAGGCAACCGGTGGCGGTGGACCGATTGCCCGGATTTGCCGAGGGTTTGATATCGGTTCAGGACGCGGGCGCGCAACTGGCGGCGCGGTTACTGGATGTACACGATCGCATGCGTGTTTTGGATGCCTGTGCAGCGCCCGGCGGCAAAAGCGCACATTTGCTGGAGCTGGCGGACATAGAATTGACCGCGGTCGACAATGACATCGTGCGCGTCGCGCGCATAACACAAAATTTTACACGACTGGATCTCAAGGCCAATCATATCATTCATGGCAACGCATCTCAGCCGGCGGAGTGGTGGGACGAAAAGCTGTTCGACCGCATTCTGGCTGACGTTCCCTGCTCTGCTTCGGGCGTGACGCGACGTCACCCGGACATTAAATGGCTGAGGCGTGAAAGCGATCTTTTTCAATTTGTTGCGAAGCAGAGGGAAATTCTGGATGCCCTTTGGCAGATTCTGGCTAGGGGTGGTAAATTGCTCTACGCCACCTGTTCGGTATTTACCGAGGAAAATGAACTGCAGGTAGAAAATTTCTTGCGCCACCACGCAGATGCCCGCCTGGTACCTATTTCGGGGGTTGAAGCAATTGACGGGCAATTATTGCCGGATTCCCATCACGACGGTTTTTTTTATGCCCTGCTTCACAAAGCCTGA
- the fmt gene encoding methionyl-tRNA formyltransferase encodes MRIIFAGTPSFAAPALEALADAGHEIALVLTQPDRPAGRGMKTTSGIIKSLAQQRNLALLQPHSLKQPELQAQLEAINADIMVVAAYGLILPFSVLGIPRFGCLNIHASLLPRWRGAAPIQRAILAGDRETGITIMQMDRGLDTGAILLQRGIAIEHDDTTQTLHDRLSLLGARCIVEALGCLDQGKLFAIPQNEADATYAPKLEKDETEINWCLSAENISRTVRAFNPRPGAHSRVCGIPLKIWRAAVAADVSGKPGEIVAVRRDGIVVGCGKGSLVLEVVQKSGGKKLSVPEFLSGHSLRPGDRFESCE; translated from the coding sequence ATGAGAATCATTTTTGCCGGCACGCCGTCGTTTGCCGCCCCTGCTCTTGAAGCCCTGGCAGACGCCGGGCATGAAATTGCATTGGTATTGACCCAACCTGATCGTCCCGCGGGACGCGGCATGAAAACCACTTCAGGCATAATCAAGTCGCTGGCGCAGCAGCGAAACCTTGCCTTGTTGCAGCCACACTCGCTCAAGCAACCCGAGTTGCAGGCACAACTGGAAGCCATCAATGCCGATATCATGGTTGTTGCGGCTTATGGCCTGATCCTGCCCTTTTCTGTGTTGGGCATTCCAAGGTTTGGCTGCCTGAACATCCACGCCTCGTTACTGCCGAGATGGCGAGGTGCTGCGCCTATTCAGCGGGCAATATTGGCAGGCGATCGCGAAACCGGAATCACGATCATGCAAATGGACCGGGGCCTGGATACCGGTGCCATTTTATTGCAGAGAGGTATCGCAATCGAACATGATGACACCACCCAGACTCTGCACGACAGGCTCTCCCTGCTGGGGGCACGCTGCATCGTAGAGGCGCTGGGCTGTCTGGACCAGGGAAAACTTTTTGCCATTCCTCAGAATGAAGCTGACGCCACCTACGCACCCAAACTGGAAAAAGACGAAACTGAAATTAACTGGTGCTTGAGCGCCGAAAATATCAGCCGTACAGTGCGGGCATTCAATCCCCGTCCTGGCGCACATTCCCGGGTGTGTGGAATACCCTTGAAAATATGGCGTGCCGCTGTGGCCGCGGATGTGTCCGGCAAACCAGGTGAAATTGTTGCAGTAAGACGCGACGGCATTGTGGTGGGATGCGGCAAGGGTTCGCTCGTACTGGAAGTCGTGCAGAAATCGGGTGGAAAAAAGCTGAGCGTCCCCGAATTTCTCTCGGGTCATTCATTGCGGCCAGGCGATCGCTTTGAAAGCTGCGAATGA
- a CDS encoding sensor histidine kinase: MKYVIFIAAALGAVMLFLLATAGADTGLFDRKYRLLIRLNVGFLLFLMAVVGYLLWRLRRRLNAGVFGSRLALRLLLIFSLMAILPGALVYGISVQFLGKSIESWFDVKVDRALEGGLNLGRTILDNLLGDLRSRAHAAALALSEQPGSPLPTLDHLVKQSQVQEATLFNHDGSVIAFLRADGTELVPETPSAAVMSQVKAEKWYGTVESISGKGLYLKALVSIDAPGMEGDIQILQLLQQVPKQLGDDAEIVQAAYRDYQELLLSREGLKSLYGVTLTIALLLSLFSALAAAFLISERLSAPLGMLAEGTRAVAQGDFSRRHPVQSRDELGVLTESFNLMTQQLEEARTTAHRHQQEVESARAYLENVLSNLSSGVLVFDENLRMRTANLSAGQILDVSLSGLEGLTIEECATREPQLSSFKNEILEGFRSGKKGEWQCQLERSRDGANQVLLLRGTRLPSVSGGGGVVVFDDITNLLQAQRTAAWGEVARRLAHEIKNPLTPIQLSAERMQHKLARKLDDDDAQILRRSTETIVNQVEALKKMVNEFSEYARAPELEFHLLDFNGLVREVLALYEAASAAAPDNPQPHIYLALAPDLPMVRGDSARLRQVIHNLLQNALDTLIGVAEPAIMVRTEIASGGVRFSVSDNGGGFPEQVRARAFEPYVTTKSKGTGLGLPIVKKIVEEHSGIIQIESIRPHGACISLILPIAGKDNLGAYRTAT, encoded by the coding sequence GTGAAATACGTTATTTTCATCGCTGCGGCGCTAGGCGCAGTCATGCTGTTCCTGCTTGCGACTGCAGGCGCCGATACCGGGCTTTTTGACCGCAAATACCGGCTTCTGATCAGGCTCAATGTCGGTTTCCTCCTGTTTCTCATGGCGGTGGTGGGGTATCTGCTATGGAGACTCCGGCGCCGGCTTAACGCCGGTGTGTTCGGCTCCAGATTAGCACTGCGCCTGTTGCTGATTTTCTCGCTGATGGCGATTCTTCCGGGTGCGCTGGTGTATGGCATATCGGTACAATTTCTGGGGAAAAGCATCGAATCCTGGTTCGACGTCAAAGTGGATCGGGCGCTCGAAGGCGGCTTGAATCTGGGGCGCACGATCCTCGACAATCTTCTTGGGGATCTCCGCAGCAGGGCCCACGCAGCTGCACTTGCATTATCCGAGCAGCCCGGTTCCCCATTGCCGACGCTAGACCACCTCGTGAAGCAATCACAGGTGCAGGAAGCGACGCTGTTTAATCACGACGGCAGCGTGATCGCTTTTTTACGGGCTGATGGAACGGAGCTGGTTCCCGAAACGCCTAGTGCAGCCGTGATGTCCCAGGTGAAAGCGGAGAAATGGTACGGCACGGTTGAGTCTATTTCCGGCAAAGGTTTGTATTTGAAGGCACTAGTATCGATTGACGCACCAGGCATGGAAGGAGATATCCAAATCTTGCAACTGCTGCAGCAGGTACCGAAACAACTGGGTGATGATGCGGAAATAGTGCAGGCTGCGTATCGCGATTACCAGGAACTGCTGCTATCTCGTGAAGGATTGAAAAGTCTATACGGTGTAACGCTTACAATCGCGCTGTTACTCTCGCTTTTCTCTGCTTTGGCTGCCGCGTTTCTTATCAGCGAACGGCTGAGTGCGCCATTGGGCATGCTGGCTGAAGGTACCCGCGCCGTGGCCCAGGGTGACTTCAGCAGGCGCCACCCGGTACAGAGCCGGGATGAATTGGGCGTACTGACCGAATCGTTCAATCTCATGACTCAGCAGCTGGAAGAAGCCCGCACGACCGCTCATCGTCATCAACAAGAAGTCGAGAGCGCCAGGGCTTACCTGGAAAACGTACTGTCCAATCTTTCGTCCGGCGTTCTGGTGTTTGACGAAAACTTGCGCATGCGTACGGCAAATCTGAGCGCGGGACAAATCCTGGATGTTTCGCTATCGGGTCTCGAGGGGTTGACCATTGAAGAATGCGCAACGCGTGAACCTCAATTAAGTTCTTTCAAAAACGAGATTCTTGAAGGATTTCGTTCGGGTAAAAAGGGCGAGTGGCAGTGCCAACTGGAACGATCGAGGGATGGGGCCAACCAGGTTCTGCTGTTACGCGGCACACGCCTGCCATCTGTTTCGGGCGGTGGAGGTGTCGTCGTCTTTGACGACATAACCAATTTATTACAGGCCCAGCGCACGGCCGCTTGGGGAGAAGTAGCACGGCGCCTGGCCCATGAAATCAAAAACCCGCTGACGCCGATACAACTTTCCGCCGAACGCATGCAGCACAAACTCGCCCGGAAGCTGGATGACGATGATGCACAAATCTTGCGGCGATCCACTGAGACTATCGTCAACCAGGTGGAAGCATTAAAAAAAATGGTCAATGAATTCAGTGAGTATGCGAGAGCGCCCGAACTGGAATTTCATCTGCTGGACTTCAACGGACTGGTACGGGAAGTGCTCGCACTCTATGAAGCCGCAAGCGCCGCAGCACCCGATAATCCCCAACCACATATTTATCTGGCCCTGGCTCCTGACTTGCCGATGGTGAGAGGTGATTCCGCCCGGCTTCGCCAGGTTATCCATAATCTGCTGCAGAACGCGCTGGATACGCTGATCGGTGTTGCAGAACCTGCGATCATGGTACGTACTGAAATCGCATCCGGCGGTGTACGGTTTAGCGTAAGCGATAACGGCGGGGGCTTTCCCGAACAAGTCAGGGCTCGAGCGTTCGAGCCATACGTTACCACCAAGTCCAAAGGCACAGGACTGGGGCTGCCCATTGTCAAAAAAATAGTCGAGGAACACAGCGGCATCATTCAAATTGAAAGTATTCGACCCCATGGGGCATGCATATCACTGATTCTGCCGATTGCGGGGAAAGACAATTTGGGGGCTTATCGAACAGCCACATGA
- the def gene encoding peptide deformylase, protein MALLKILQYPDERLHTVAGRVSEVTEETRAFVRDMAETMYAAPGIGLAATQVDVHQRIIVIDISDTHDQLHVLINPEIIAHSGESDYEEGCLSVPGVFGKVQRAEQVTIKALNRDGNPFTLEADGLLAVCIQHEMDHLSGKVFVEYWSRMKQLRIQSKFKKQRRKVM, encoded by the coding sequence ATGGCACTTCTAAAAATATTGCAGTATCCGGATGAGCGATTGCATACAGTTGCCGGCCGTGTATCGGAAGTTACTGAGGAAACTCGTGCTTTTGTGCGGGATATGGCGGAAACCATGTATGCAGCCCCCGGCATTGGCCTTGCAGCGACCCAGGTTGATGTGCATCAGCGTATCATCGTGATCGATATTTCCGATACACATGATCAGTTGCATGTGCTGATCAATCCTGAAATCATCGCGCATAGTGGTGAGTCTGACTATGAAGAAGGTTGCCTGTCGGTACCGGGCGTATTTGGAAAGGTACAACGTGCGGAGCAGGTCACCATCAAGGCGCTGAATCGAGATGGAAATCCATTTACGCTTGAGGCAGACGGCTTGCTGGCCGTGTGCATTCAGCATGAGATGGATCATTTGTCAGGCAAAGTATTTGTCGAGTACTGGTCGCGAATGAAGCAATTGCGTATTCAGTCCAAATTCAAGAAGCAGCGTCGAAAAGTGATGTGA
- a CDS encoding acyl carrier protein, whose amino-acid sequence MDTADIETKVIQFIATKAENLDASTINRSSKFEELGLDSMDTIQLLFDAEDAFGINFDSEEAKGFSSVGDIISYIEKHQATAP is encoded by the coding sequence ATGGACACAGCAGATATCGAAACGAAGGTCATACAGTTTATCGCTACAAAAGCTGAGAATCTGGATGCATCCACGATAAACAGGTCTTCAAAATTTGAAGAGCTCGGGCTTGACTCCATGGATACGATTCAGCTTTTGTTCGACGCTGAAGATGCTTTCGGGATCAATTTCGACAGTGAGGAAGCAAAGGGATTCAGCAGTGTCGGAGATATTATTTCCTATATCGAAAAACACCAGGCTACGGCGCCTTAG
- a CDS encoding DUF4390 domain-containing protein, translated as MPCFTKPDLFARLLCVCVTAMALLTAALLPAAAAHADGGIQITSVTLEATEEGYQFDADFEITLNHKLENALEKGIVLYFVTELNLVNSRWYWLDERIAQSRVREGLSYYALTRQYRLSRGTLSQNFGTLREALQALSRVRDRPIIASSELRHDVEYTVELRMRLDISALPKPFQVETLGSREWDLSSGLLRWNTKLPMPKLQDNSRP; from the coding sequence ATGCCCTGCTTCACAAAGCCTGATCTATTTGCGCGGCTGCTGTGCGTGTGCGTGACCGCAATGGCACTGCTGACCGCGGCGCTGCTGCCGGCGGCTGCAGCGCATGCGGATGGTGGCATACAGATAACGTCGGTAACGCTCGAAGCCACTGAGGAAGGTTATCAGTTTGACGCCGATTTCGAGATAACGCTCAATCATAAGCTGGAAAATGCACTCGAGAAAGGCATCGTGCTTTATTTTGTAACGGAGCTTAACCTGGTGAATTCACGCTGGTACTGGCTGGACGAGCGAATTGCCCAGAGCAGGGTTCGTGAAGGGCTGAGTTATTATGCGCTCACTCGTCAATACCGTTTGAGTCGCGGCACGTTATCGCAGAATTTCGGCACGCTGAGGGAAGCCTTGCAGGCCTTGAGTCGAGTGCGCGACCGACCCATCATTGCCAGTTCCGAATTAAGGCACGATGTGGAATATACAGTGGAATTGCGCATGCGGCTCGACATATCGGCTTTGCCTAAACCGTTTCAGGTAGAGACGCTCGGGTCGAGAGAGTGGGATCTGAGCTCCGGCCTGCTGCGATGGAATACGAAACTGCCCATGCCTAAGCTTCAAGATAACAGCAGGCCGTGA
- a CDS encoding DNA topoisomerase III, with protein MGKTLIIAEKPSVAADIARVLGGFSKHTDYFEGDKYVLSSAVGHLLELAVPEQYEVKRGKWSFANLPIIPPHFDLNPIEKTESRLKLLTRLIKRKDVDSLINACDAGREGELIFHYIARHAGNKKPVKRLWLQSMTPASIREGFTKLLDDEAVQPLAEAAVSRSEADWLVGINGTRAMTAFNSQEGGFHKTTVGRVQTPTLAIIIEREDIIKKFVSRDYWEVHATFAASAGEYNGRWLDEKFTKDKKDSEQKAERLWDQESAEIIRAKCQGKPGVVSEESKPTTEICPLLYDLTSLQRDANGRFGFSAKTTLGLAQALYEKHKALTYPRTDSRALPEDYVMTVKDVLGSLEKTRYGIFARQILKADWVKPNKRIFNNGKISDHFAIIPTSLEPSGLNEAEAKIYDLVTKRFLAIFFPAAEFLVTTRVTRVENEPFKTEGKVMVNPGWQAVYGKDVQAAGAEGDSTLVKLNLGEAVLAEEVRVISNHTRPPARFNEATLLSAMEGAGKLVEDEELREAMSAKGLGTPATRASIIEGLVSENYMQRVGRELHPTAKAFSLITLLRGLKVPELTSPELTGNWEFKLRQIEQGKLKRNNFMEEIAGMTSHIVEQAKSHRGETISGDFSTLESPCPKCGGIVQETYKKFQCRKCDFALWKILAGRQFETAEMEQLITRREVGPLQGFRSKMGRLFNANVKLTDEFEMKFDFGEDTEEDAEELDFTGQEPLGKCPRCGGRVFDHGMSYACEKALGSARTCNFKTGKIILTRPIEREQVVKLLHSGKTDLLSKFISKKGRPFSAYLVIGAGGKVGFEFEPRNTKQKAATPTMMEAKIAKPKTRSRSSKDSLAG; from the coding sequence ATGGGTAAAACATTAATTATCGCCGAAAAGCCTTCTGTCGCTGCCGACATTGCGCGTGTCCTGGGCGGATTCAGCAAGCATACCGACTATTTCGAGGGCGATAAATACGTGTTGTCTTCAGCTGTGGGGCACCTGCTTGAGCTGGCCGTTCCGGAGCAATACGAGGTAAAACGCGGAAAGTGGAGTTTTGCCAATTTGCCTATTATCCCGCCGCATTTTGATCTCAATCCCATCGAGAAAACTGAATCGCGGCTGAAGCTCTTGACCAGGCTTATCAAGCGCAAAGATGTGGACTCCCTTATCAACGCATGCGATGCAGGGCGCGAAGGAGAGTTGATCTTCCATTACATTGCCCGTCACGCTGGAAACAAAAAACCGGTAAAGCGACTTTGGTTGCAATCGATGACGCCAGCCTCGATTCGGGAAGGGTTTACCAAATTACTCGACGATGAAGCCGTACAGCCGTTGGCGGAGGCAGCTGTAAGCCGCTCCGAAGCCGACTGGCTAGTGGGCATCAATGGTACTCGCGCGATGACCGCATTCAATTCGCAGGAAGGCGGGTTCCACAAAACCACTGTAGGCCGGGTGCAGACGCCTACATTGGCAATTATCATCGAACGGGAAGATATCATAAAGAAATTCGTATCCCGCGATTATTGGGAAGTCCATGCCACGTTTGCCGCAAGCGCGGGAGAATATAACGGGCGCTGGCTGGACGAGAAGTTTACCAAAGACAAAAAGGATAGTGAGCAAAAAGCCGAGCGGTTATGGGATCAGGAAAGTGCCGAGATTATTCGCGCCAAATGCCAGGGTAAACCCGGTGTCGTCAGCGAAGAAAGCAAGCCCACTACGGAAATCTGCCCGCTGCTGTATGATCTCACCAGCTTGCAGCGCGACGCCAACGGGCGCTTCGGTTTTTCTGCCAAAACAACACTCGGGCTGGCTCAGGCGTTATACGAAAAGCATAAAGCGCTCACCTATCCGCGTACTGACTCGCGAGCATTGCCGGAAGACTATGTCATGACCGTCAAGGATGTGCTCGGTTCGCTCGAGAAAACCCGCTATGGTATTTTTGCCAGGCAGATTCTTAAAGCGGACTGGGTGAAGCCCAACAAGCGAATATTCAACAACGGCAAGATTTCCGATCATTTCGCCATTATCCCGACTTCCCTCGAGCCCAGCGGGCTGAATGAAGCCGAAGCAAAGATTTACGACCTCGTCACCAAGCGTTTCCTCGCAATTTTTTTCCCTGCTGCCGAATTTCTCGTGACTACCCGTGTTACGCGTGTCGAGAACGAGCCGTTCAAAACAGAGGGTAAGGTAATGGTCAATCCTGGTTGGCAGGCGGTTTACGGCAAAGACGTGCAAGCTGCCGGCGCCGAGGGTGACTCGACATTGGTTAAACTGAATCTGGGTGAGGCGGTTCTTGCCGAAGAGGTTAGGGTTATTTCCAATCACACTCGGCCGCCGGCGAGATTCAATGAAGCGACGCTGCTGTCAGCCATGGAGGGTGCCGGTAAACTTGTGGAAGACGAGGAACTGCGAGAAGCCATGAGCGCAAAAGGCTTGGGTACGCCCGCAACCCGTGCATCGATCATAGAAGGTCTGGTATCGGAAAATTACATGCAGCGTGTGGGGCGGGAACTGCATCCCACGGCCAAGGCGTTTTCGTTGATCACCTTATTGCGTGGATTGAAGGTGCCGGAACTCACCTCACCGGAACTGACTGGCAATTGGGAATTCAAACTACGCCAGATCGAGCAGGGCAAACTCAAGCGTAACAATTTCATGGAAGAGATCGCCGGCATGACGAGTCATATCGTGGAACAGGCGAAGAGTCATCGCGGGGAAACCATCAGCGGCGACTTTTCCACGCTTGAATCGCCTTGTCCAAAATGCGGTGGTATCGTACAGGAAACCTACAAAAAATTTCAGTGCCGGAAATGCGATTTTGCATTATGGAAAATTCTTGCGGGGCGGCAATTTGAAACAGCTGAAATGGAACAACTGATCACTCGGCGCGAGGTGGGTCCGCTACAGGGGTTTCGAAGCAAGATGGGGCGGTTGTTCAATGCCAACGTCAAACTTACTGATGAATTTGAAATGAAATTCGACTTTGGCGAGGATACAGAAGAGGATGCGGAGGAGCTTGATTTTACCGGACAGGAACCGTTGGGAAAATGCCCCCGCTGTGGCGGCAGGGTATTCGACCACGGGATGAGTTATGCATGCGAGAAGGCTTTGGGCTCAGCGCGTACTTGCAATTTCAAGACAGGTAAAATAATCCTCACTCGCCCTATTGAACGCGAACAAGTCGTCAAGCTGTTGCACAGCGGTAAAACAGATTTGCTATCAAAGTTCATTTCAAAGAAGGGAAGACCCTTTTCGGCTTATCTGGTCATCGGTGCGGGCGGAAAAGTGGGGTTCGAGTTTGAGCCGAGAAATACAAAGCAAAAAGCCGCAACGCCCACTATGATGGAAGCAAAAATCGCAAAACCGAAAACCCGCAGCCGTTCGTCAAAAGATTCTCTCGCCGGGTAA
- the dprA gene encoding DNA-processing protein DprA has protein sequence MKPMQEIESWLALGLVDGLGGESMRRLLRAFSTPAEIFSANITALERVVKRKVAYNIVQGVDQKRIAATLKWLEEPANSIITLADRDYPSLLLNIPDPPPLLYFKGRRELLNSHTLAVVGSRNATPQGLANAEAFAEAASNAGLCIASGMASGVDAAAHRGGLRGSAASIAVVGTGLDIVYPAGNRQLAHELAEKGALISEFPLGTPAIGSNFPRRNRIISGMSRGCLVVEAALRSGSLITARQALEQGREVFAIPGSIHSPLSKGCHALIKEGAKLVESADDILCEFGYRLMQSATLDADGPKGEESVLLAHLGHDITNIDTLCVRSGLTVEMVSAMLLAFELDGVVASLPGGRYQRLR, from the coding sequence ATGAAACCCATGCAGGAAATAGAGTCATGGCTCGCCCTTGGATTGGTTGACGGCCTCGGCGGCGAATCGATGCGGCGCTTGTTGAGAGCGTTCAGTACTCCTGCTGAAATTTTTTCCGCAAATATCACCGCGCTGGAGCGCGTGGTAAAAAGAAAGGTGGCGTATAACATTGTTCAGGGGGTAGACCAAAAAAGAATAGCTGCCACCCTCAAATGGCTGGAGGAGCCAGCGAATTCGATTATTACACTGGCAGATCGCGATTATCCGTCGCTGCTGCTGAACATACCGGATCCTCCCCCGCTTCTCTATTTCAAGGGAAGGCGTGAATTGCTGAATTCGCATACCTTGGCCGTTGTGGGCAGCCGCAATGCGACGCCTCAAGGTCTTGCCAACGCCGAGGCTTTTGCCGAAGCGGCAAGTAACGCCGGTCTTTGCATTGCAAGCGGCATGGCATCCGGAGTGGACGCTGCGGCACACCGTGGCGGGTTACGTGGTAGCGCCGCCAGCATTGCGGTAGTGGGAACCGGCCTGGATATCGTGTATCCGGCCGGTAATCGCCAACTTGCTCATGAATTGGCGGAAAAGGGCGCACTTATTTCCGAGTTTCCATTGGGCACGCCTGCCATTGGCAGCAATTTTCCGCGCCGCAATCGCATTATCAGCGGCATGAGCCGTGGTTGCCTCGTGGTGGAGGCCGCGTTGCGAAGTGGCTCGCTCATTACCGCGAGGCAGGCATTGGAGCAGGGTCGAGAGGTATTCGCCATTCCCGGTTCGATTCATTCGCCTCTATCGAAAGGTTGTCACGCACTCATCAAGGAAGGCGCGAAACTGGTCGAAAGCGCCGATGACATTTTGTGTGAGTTCGGTTATCGGCTCATGCAAAGTGCCACGCTTGATGCTGATGGACCGAAGGGCGAAGAATCGGTGCTATTGGCGCATCTCGGCCATGACATCACCAACATCGATACCTTGTGCGTTCGGAGCGGCTTGACGGTGGAAATGGTATCAGCGATGCTATTGGCGTTCGAATTGGATGGCGTTGTTGCAAGCCTGCCGGGCGGGCGCTACCAGCGGCTTCGGTAG
- the fabF gene encoding beta-ketoacyl-ACP synthase II produces MRIVVTGMGIVSPIGTGTDQFWSAAVNGVSGIKRISAFDASKQRSQIAGEVAGFDPATFLSAKYIDQTDRFAQLALLAANLALEDAGKLDAYAPQRVAVSIGSGMGGFGTFESSATRRFQNQPVPPFTVPRTMANSAAAWVAIKHGLKGVNLTCSTACSSGANAIGMALDLLRAGRADAVVAGGAEACVLPLTMTSFEILHALTTSSNNDPEGASRPFARSRAGFVMSEGAGILILEREEQAIRRGAKIYAQLAGFGQACDAKHIVMPDIEGQISTMQAAIQDAGLEPDSIDHINAHATSTPLGDIVETRAIKHVFGNRAGDIAISATKSMVGHSIGASAAIGSIATIMALHTGTIHPTINLDEADPECDLDYTPNHAQQRNPRTGLCNAFGFGGNNASIIFTNP; encoded by the coding sequence ATGCGTATAGTCGTTACGGGAATGGGGATTGTTTCTCCGATTGGCACAGGCACTGACCAGTTTTGGTCGGCAGCGGTCAATGGCGTGAGCGGGATTAAAAGAATCAGCGCCTTCGATGCGTCCAAGCAGCGTTCGCAAATAGCCGGGGAAGTGGCCGGTTTTGATCCCGCGACCTTTCTCTCGGCCAAATACATAGATCAAACGGACAGATTTGCGCAACTGGCACTGCTCGCTGCCAATCTCGCTCTTGAAGATGCGGGTAAACTCGATGCCTATGCACCACAACGAGTGGCGGTAAGCATAGGGTCGGGAATGGGTGGGTTCGGCACGTTTGAATCTTCTGCCACGCGCAGGTTCCAGAATCAGCCGGTACCTCCTTTCACGGTACCTCGAACGATGGCAAACTCCGCAGCTGCGTGGGTCGCAATCAAACATGGGCTGAAAGGAGTCAATCTGACTTGCAGCACAGCGTGCTCATCCGGAGCCAATGCGATTGGCATGGCACTCGATCTCTTGCGTGCCGGGAGAGCCGACGCCGTCGTTGCCGGCGGTGCGGAAGCCTGCGTATTGCCGTTGACCATGACGAGCTTTGAAATATTGCATGCGTTAACTACCAGTTCCAATAACGACCCGGAGGGCGCATCACGGCCTTTCGCCAGGAGCCGGGCAGGTTTCGTCATGTCCGAGGGTGCCGGGATACTCATTCTGGAGAGGGAAGAACAGGCCATACGCCGGGGGGCAAAAATATACGCGCAACTCGCTGGTTTTGGGCAAGCGTGCGACGCCAAGCATATTGTAATGCCCGACATCGAGGGTCAGATATCGACGATGCAAGCGGCTATCCAGGACGCCGGCCTGGAGCCCGATTCCATCGACCATATCAATGCGCACGCGACGTCCACCCCGCTTGGAGATATCGTGGAAACCCGGGCTATCAAACATGTTTTTGGAAACCGGGCCGGGGATATTGCCATTAGCGCAACCAAGTCAATGGTTGGACATTCGATTGGCGCATCGGCGGCTATCGGCAGCATTGCCACCATCATGGCGCTTCACACCGGCACGATACATCCGACCATCAATCTTGACGAGGCTGATCCGGAGTGTGATCTCGATTACACGCCAAACCACGCACAACAAAGAAACCCCCGTACCGGCCTATGCAATGCTTTCGGATTTGGGGGCAACAATGCAAGTATCATTTTCACAAACCCGTGA